A genomic segment from Lentisphaera araneosa HTCC2155 encodes:
- a CDS encoding GntR family transcriptional regulator, with translation MMSKDNKLARGRGKKTFLYKQFAEIIRKEIEDGKYKPGERLPSMDDLSVRYNLNKITVRRSLQELADAGLLYSVPAQGTFVSEFSGSSKAVEQSESGIMNIGLISNVLIPGSTGPYHMSVLEGIRSEIGRHDANFILLPAPGSRERKEILKMIHGANLSGVIYMGPVPQLFLEQLIKDGPPSIVVDYHFHGLRADVVQADNREGGFVALNALIENGCKKLAVIAGDKEQSTTDERLDGVWSAAKAHNIPLESIRVEYSDYQINGGYEAMERLASDMPDGVFCMNDEMAFGASRLLKEKLGDNFIEKVSLVGFDDINWAALVNPALSTVSIDKEAMGRIIAKRLFERIEKPEIPRCVTLMPPSFISRETL, from the coding sequence ATGATGAGTAAAGACAATAAATTAGCCCGCGGGCGTGGGAAAAAAACTTTTCTTTATAAGCAATTTGCCGAGATTATTCGCAAAGAAATCGAAGATGGTAAGTATAAACCGGGTGAGCGTTTGCCCTCGATGGATGATTTATCGGTACGTTATAATCTCAATAAAATCACTGTCCGTCGTTCACTACAAGAGTTAGCCGATGCGGGCTTATTGTACTCAGTTCCTGCTCAAGGAACCTTTGTTTCCGAGTTTAGTGGAAGTTCCAAAGCAGTAGAGCAGAGTGAATCGGGTATTATGAATATCGGGCTTATTTCCAATGTCTTGATTCCTGGATCAACGGGGCCTTATCACATGTCGGTACTCGAGGGCATTCGCTCTGAAATTGGTCGCCACGATGCGAACTTCATTTTATTGCCGGCGCCGGGAAGCCGTGAACGCAAAGAAATCTTAAAAATGATTCATGGGGCGAATTTATCGGGTGTGATTTATATGGGTCCAGTGCCTCAGCTCTTCTTAGAACAGCTGATTAAAGATGGGCCACCCTCAATTGTGGTGGATTATCATTTTCATGGTCTTCGCGCGGATGTGGTTCAGGCAGATAATCGCGAAGGCGGTTTTGTGGCTCTCAATGCCTTAATTGAAAATGGTTGTAAAAAGCTGGCGGTTATTGCTGGAGATAAAGAACAGTCCACGACCGATGAGCGCCTTGATGGTGTATGGTCGGCAGCTAAAGCGCACAATATCCCCTTAGAATCTATTCGTGTAGAATACTCAGATTATCAGATAAACGGCGGTTATGAAGCCATGGAGCGCTTAGCTTCAGATATGCCTGATGGTGTTTTTTGTATGAATGATGAAATGGCTTTTGGGGCGAGTCGCTTACTCAAGGAAAAACTGGGTGATAACTTCATAGAAAAAGTTTCTTTGGTAGGTTTCGATGATATCAATTGGGCAGCTTTAGTGAACCCTGCTTTGAGTACGGTTTCTATCGATAAAGAAGCTATGGGACGCATTATTGCAAAGCGTTTGTTTGAACGCATCGAGAAGCCAGAAATACCGCGTTGTGTGACTCTGATGCCACCATCGTTTATATCGCGAGAGACTCTTTAA
- a CDS encoding MFS transporter — MECTIDKNDEDLEPMREAVHYQTKAEDKISLSNKFIYSSGIIVNNLLGTAIGAMMIVFNLGLGMDPFKAGLLAALPRLCDAFTDPLMGFISDNHRSKWGRRRPFMFIGAILTGLFFMLLWKLPVDRGLDYVWWYFLIGSIIFYGAYTVFATPLVALGYEMTPDYHERTRLMGFTSVAGNLVYFATPWFFAFMKNDKWFDSMAEAAATLGLIIGAITIVLGLIPAIFLKERALVKEEKKDSKSLVVVMGEFFKGFGATLKFKPFLKLCIATFLIFNSFMLINSFQTYIATYYLFGGDMKQGGLYMGIVGMITTGATYLIIVLSTWMSTKMGKRKAFFICMGVSSVGYILRWFCYSKSLPWLIFIPAPLVAFGMGSLFTLINSMVADVCDLDELESNERREGMFGSIFWWVIKLGLAAALALSGYLLNVSGFDIELASQQTTQALFLLRVFDVGIPLVATVLAIWAVASYKITEEKAHEIRESLEKRRGVV; from the coding sequence ATAAAAACGATGAAGATTTGGAGCCAATGAGAGAAGCTGTGCACTACCAGACGAAAGCTGAAGATAAAATAAGTCTGAGTAATAAGTTTATTTACAGTAGCGGAATCATAGTTAATAATCTATTGGGAACAGCGATTGGAGCTATGATGATTGTGTTTAACCTCGGTTTAGGCATGGATCCCTTTAAAGCGGGATTACTCGCGGCCTTACCGCGTTTGTGTGATGCCTTTACGGATCCACTCATGGGTTTTATTTCCGATAATCATCGTTCTAAATGGGGGCGTCGTCGCCCCTTTATGTTTATTGGAGCGATTTTGACGGGTTTATTTTTTATGCTTTTATGGAAGCTCCCCGTCGACAGGGGGCTGGATTATGTTTGGTGGTACTTTTTGATTGGTTCCATCATTTTTTATGGGGCGTATACAGTTTTTGCGACGCCTTTAGTGGCTTTAGGTTATGAGATGACCCCAGATTATCATGAGCGAACGCGTTTAATGGGCTTCACGAGTGTGGCGGGTAACCTAGTATATTTTGCGACGCCTTGGTTTTTTGCCTTTATGAAAAATGATAAATGGTTTGATAGTATGGCAGAGGCAGCAGCGACTTTGGGGCTCATTATCGGTGCTATTACGATTGTTCTTGGTTTGATCCCAGCGATTTTTCTGAAAGAGAGAGCTTTGGTGAAAGAGGAGAAAAAAGATTCGAAAAGTCTAGTCGTGGTGATGGGAGAGTTCTTTAAGGGCTTTGGGGCGACACTTAAGTTTAAGCCTTTCCTTAAATTGTGTATAGCGACTTTCCTAATCTTCAATAGTTTTATGCTGATCAATAGTTTTCAAACTTATATAGCGACTTATTACCTCTTCGGTGGAGATATGAAGCAGGGTGGCTTATATATGGGGATTGTAGGAATGATTACCACCGGGGCGACCTATTTGATCATTGTTTTATCCACCTGGATGTCGACGAAAATGGGTAAGCGCAAAGCTTTCTTTATCTGTATGGGGGTATCGTCAGTGGGTTATATTCTAAGATGGTTTTGTTATTCAAAAAGTTTACCGTGGCTTATCTTTATACCTGCACCCTTGGTGGCTTTTGGTATGGGCTCCCTCTTTACTTTGATCAACTCAATGGTGGCAGATGTCTGTGACTTGGATGAGTTGGAATCCAATGAGCGTCGTGAAGGGATGTTTGGCTCGATTTTTTGGTGGGTGATTAAGCTAGGCTTGGCTGCGGCCTTAGCTTTGTCAGGTTATTTATTAAATGTGAGTGGTTTTGATATCGAGCTCGCGAGTCAGCAAACAACTCAAGCCTTGTTCTTGCTTCGGGTTTTTGATGTGGGGATTCCCCTTGTTGCGACCGTTTTAGCGATATGGGCAGTTGCCTCTTACAAAATTACCGAAGAAAAAGCACACGAAATCCGTGAGAGCTTAGAAAAACGTCGTGGAGTTGTTTAA